One genomic window of Magnolia sinica isolate HGM2019 chromosome 3, MsV1, whole genome shotgun sequence includes the following:
- the LOC131241027 gene encoding senescence-specific cysteine protease SAG39-like, whose translation MTSLTKSFFLVLFILAVWASQAMGRTLQEASMSNRHEQWMARYGRTYKDAAEKDLRFKIFKDNVEFIESFNNAGDRSYKLSVNEFADQTNEEFKSTHNGFRPSQTKASRAMSFMYENVTVPASMDWRKKGAVTPIKDQGQCGCCWAFSAVAAMEGITQLKTGKLVSLSEQEVVDCDINGEDQGCEGGLMDDAFDFIRHNGGLTTEANYPYEGIDGTCNSKKAANHVAKINGYEDVTANSEKALLKAVANQPVSVAIDASGSDFQFYSSGVFTGDCGTELDHGVTAVGYGTTDDGTKYWLVKNSWGTSWGEEGYIMMERDIDAEEGICGIAMQASYPTAA comes from the exons ATGACTTCCTTAACCAAATCTTTCTTCTTAGTCTTGTTCATATTGGCAGTCTGGGCTTCTCAAGCCATGGGCCGCACTCTACAGGAAGCGTCCATGTCCAACAGGCACGAGCAATGGATGGCTCGATATGGTCGCACGTACAAGGATGCAGCTGAGAAAGACCTACGTTTCAAGATATTCAAGGACAACGTGGAATTCATAGAATCTTTCAACAATGCTGGGGACCGATCTTACAAGCTAAGTGTAAATGAATTTGCAGACCAAACCAATGAGGAGTTCAAGTCCACCCATAATGGATTTAGGCCCTCTCAAACAAAAGCATCGAGAGCCATGTCGTTCATGTATGAGAACGTGACTGTGCCAGCTAGTATGGATTGGAGAAAGAAAGGAGCCGTAACCCCAATTAAAGACCAAGGACAATGCG GATGTTGCTGGGCATTCTCAGCGGTTGCAGCCATGGAAGGGATTACCCAACTCAAGACAGGGAAGTTGGTTTCTCTGTCCGAGCAAGAGGTGGTGGATTGTGATATCAACGGCGAGGATCAAGGCTGTGAAGGTGGCCTCATGGATGATGCCTTCGATTTCATCCGACACAACGGAGGACTTACAACCGAAGCCAACTACCCATACGAGGGAATTGATGGTACTTGCAACTCGAAGAAGGCAGCCAACCATGTGGCTAAGATCAACGGTTACGAAGATGTAACGGCCAACAGTGAGAAAGCTCTATTGAAGGCAGTGGCCAACCAACCTGTTTCTGTTGCAATCGACGCTAGTGGATCTGACTTCCAGTTTTACTCGAGCGGTGTATTTACAGGAGATTGTGGTACCGAACTAGACCATGGAGTGACGGCTGTGGGATATGGGACGACAGATGATGGGACCAAGTATTGGTTAGTGAAGAATTCATGGGGAACTTCATGGGGTGAAGAAGGATACATAATGATGGAAAGGGATATTGATGCTGAAGAAGGAATATGTGGTATTGCCATGCAAGCTTCTTATCCCACCGCCGCTTAA
- the LOC131238736 gene encoding senescence-specific cysteine protease SAG39-like — MASSTKSFFIALFILGVWASQAMGRTLQEASMSNKHKQWMAQYGRTYKDAAEKELRFKIFKDNVEFIESFNNAGDRSYKLSVNEFADQTNEEFKSTHNGFKPTQTRASRAASFMYENVTVPASMDWRKKGAVTPIKDQGQCGCCWAFSAVAAMEGITQLKTGKLVSLSEQEVVDCDINGEDQGCEGGLMDDAFDFIRHNGGLTTEANYPYEGIDGTCNSKKAANHVAKINGYEDVTANSEKALLKAVANQPVSVAIDASGSDFQFYSSGVFMGDCGTELDHGVTAVGYGTADDGTKYWLVKNSWGTSWGEDGYIMMERDVDAEEGICGIAMQASYPTAA; from the exons ATGGCTTCATCAACCAAATCTTTCTTCATAGCCTTGTTCATATTGGGAGTCTGGGCTTCTCAAGCCATGGGCCGCACTCTACAGGAAGCGTCCATGTCCAACAAGCACAAGCAATGGATGGCTCAGTATGGTCGCACTTACAAGGATGCAGCTGAGAAAGAGCTTCGTTTCAAGATATTCAAGGATAATGTGGAATTCATAGAATCCTTCAACAATGCCGGTGACCGATCTTACAAGCTAAGTGTAAATGAATTTGCAGACCAAACCAACGAGGAGTTCAAGTCCACCCATAACGGATTTAAGCCCACTCAAACAAGAGCATCCAGAGCCGCGTCATTCATGTATGAGAACGTGACTGTGCCAGCTAGTATGGATTGGAGAAAGAAAGGCGCTGTAACCCCAATCAAAGACCAAGGACAATGTG GATGCTGCTGGGCATTCTCAGCGGTAGCAGCCATGGAAGGGATTACCCAACTCAAGACAGGGAAGTTGGTTTCTCTGTCCGAGCAAGAGGTGGTGGATTGTGATATCAACGGCGAGGATCAAGGCTGTGAAGGTGGTCTCATGGATGATGCCTTCGATTTCATCCGACACAACGGAGGACTTACAACTGAAGCCAACTACCCCTACGAGGGAATTGATGGCACTTGCAACTCGAAGAAGGCAGCCAACCATGTGGCTAAGATCAACGGTTACGAAGATGTTACGGCCAACAGTGAGAAAGCTCTATTGAAGGCTGTGGCCAACCAACCTGTTTCTGTCGCAATTGACGCTAGTGGATCTGACTTCCAGTTTTACTCGAGTGGTGTCTTTATGGGAGATTGTGGTACCGAACTAGACCATGGAGTGACGGCCGTTGGATATGGGACCGCAGACGATGGGACTAAGTATTGGCTAGTGAAGAATTCATGGGGCACTTCTTGGGGTGAAGATGGATATATAATGATGGAAAGGGATGTTGATGCTGAAGAAGGGATATGTGGTATTGCCATGCAAGCTTCTTATCCCACCGCCGCTTAA
- the LOC131241026 gene encoding ketol-acid reductoisomerase, chloroplastic-like, whose protein sequence is MAASASFTPSVAPSPSKTLKPAPKSLGLGLGFLSSSSKTLKPLVSRISTIAHSTKAGAAGARMVSMPAIKAPTLLDFETSVFKKEKVTLAGHDEYIVRGGRDLFGLLPDAFKGINQIGVVGWGSQGPAQAQNLRDSLAVAGSNIVVKVGLRKGSHSFAEARAAGFSEENGTLGDIWETVSGSDLLLLLISDAAQADNYEKIFSHMKPNSILGLSHGFLLGHLQSSGLDFPKNISVIAVCPKGMGPSVRRLYVQGKEINGAGINSSFAVHQDIDGRATDVALGWSVALGSPFTFATTLEQEYKSDIFGERGILLGAVHGMVEALFRRYTENGMSEDLAYKNTVECITGIISKTISTKGMVSVYNSLSEDGKKEFQAAYSASYYPCMDILYECYEDVACGSEIRSVVLAGRRFYEKEGLPAFPMGKIDQTRMWKVGERVRATRPEGDLGPLHPFTAGVYVALMMAQIEVLRKKGHSYSEIINESVIESVDSLNPFMHARGVSFMVDNCSTTARLGSRKWAPRFDYILTQQAFVSVDNASSINQDLLSNFFSDPVHSAIEVCAQLRPTVDISVPANADFVRPELRQSSN, encoded by the exons ATGGCAGCGTCTGCCTCTTTCACTCCGTCCGTCGCCCCCTCTCCCTCCAAGACCCTAAAACCAGCTCCAAAATCACTAGGGCTGGGGTTAGGGTTTCTCTCCTCCTCTTCCAAAACCCTAAAACCTCTCGTCTCCCGCATCTCGACGATCGCCCACTCCACCAAGGCAGGCGCCGCCGGCGCTCGGATGGTCTCCATGCCGGCGATCAAGGCACCGACGCTGCTCGATTTCGAGACCTCCGTCTTCAAGAAGGAGAAGGTCACTCTCGCCGGCCACGACGAG tacATCGTTAGAGGAGGAAGGGATCTGTTTGGTTTGCTTCCAGATGCATTCAAGGGGATTAACCAGATTGGCGTGGTCGGGTGGGGTTCTCAG GGTCCTGCTCAAGCGCAGAATTTGAGGGATTCACTTGCAGTGGCAGGGTCCAACATCGTGGTCAAG GTTGGGCTGAGGAAAGGCTCTCACTCTTTTGCCGAAGCGCGTGCTGCTGGATTTAGTGAGGAGAATGGAACTCTGGGTGACATTTGGGAAACTGTTTCAGGCAGTGATCTTTTGTTGCTATTGATTTCTGATGCTGCACAG GCGGATAATTACGAGAAAATCTTTTCTCACATGAAACCAAACAGCATCCTTGGGCTTTCTCATGGCTTTCTTCTTGGACATCTTCAGTCTTCGGGGCTTGATTTCCCCAAGAACATTAGTGTGATTGCTGTATGCCCCAAGGGAATGGGTCCATCTGTGAGGAGACTGTACGTTCAGGGCAAGGAGATAAATGGTGCAGGAATCAATTCTAGTTTTGCCGTCCACCAG GATATTGATGGTAGAGCTACAGACGTGGCCCTTGGATGGTCAGTTGCTCTTGGTTCTCCATTTACATTTGCCACTACATTGGAGCAAGAGTACAAGAGTGACATTTTTGGGGAGCGTG GCATTTTACTTGGAGCTGTGCATGGAATGGTGGAGgctttgtttaggaggtatactGAAAATGGAATGAGCGAAGATCTGGCTTACAAGAACACTGTGGAGTGCATAACTGGAATTATATCAAAGACCATTTCAACAAAG GGCATGGTTTCTGTGTACAACTCACTGTCTGAGGATGGCAAAAAGGAATTCCAAGCCGCATACAGTGCATCATACTATCCTTGCATGGACATTCTCTATGAGTGCTATGAGGATGTTGCCTGCGGAAGTGAGATCCGAAGTGTTGTCTTGGCTGGACGCCGCTTCTAT GAGAAGGAAGGGCTACCAGCTTTTCCGATGGGTAAGATCGATCAGACACGAATGTGGAAAGTTGGTGAGCGAGTCCGAGCAACTCGGCCAGAAGGAGACTTGGGCCCCTTGCACCCTTTCACAGCAGGTGTTTATGTGGCACTAATGATGGCTCAG ATTGAGGTGTTGAGGAAGAAGGGACATTCATACTCGGAGATCATCAATGAAAGTGTGATCGAGTCGGTGGATTCTCTGAACCCCTTCATGCACGCTCGTGGGGTCTCATTCATGGTTGATAACTGCTCCACGACAGCGCGATTGGGGTCTAGGAAGTGGGCTCCTCGTTTCGACTACATTTTGACTCAACAAGCTTTTGTGTCCGTCGACAATGCTTCCTCCATCAACCAGGACCTTCTCAGCAACTTCTTCTCAGACCCTGTACACAGCGCCATTGAGGTCTGTGCACAGCTGAGGCCAACAGTTGACATATCGGTTCCTGCAAATGCAGATTTCGTTCGTCCAGAGCTACGCCAGTCTAGCAATTAG